In Rhinopithecus roxellana isolate Shanxi Qingling chromosome 16, ASM756505v1, whole genome shotgun sequence, a single genomic region encodes these proteins:
- the LOC115893932 gene encoding putative UDP-GlcNAc:betaGal beta-1,3-N-acetylglucosaminyltransferase LOC100288842 → MKVLEIKNKARKLNIEPLRSNLSKYYVLSQSEVCKGKNIFLLSLIFSSPGNGTRRDLIRKTWGNVTSVQGHPILTLFALGMPVSVTTQKEINKESRKNNDIIEGIFLDSSENQTLKIIAMIQWAVAFCPNALFILKVDEEMFVNLPSLVDYLLNLKEHLEDIYVGRVIHQVTPNRDPQNRDFVPLSEYPEKYYPDYCSGEAFIMSQDVARMMYVVFKEVPMMVPADVFVGICAKSVGLIPIHSSRFSGKRHIRYNRCCYKFIFTSSEIADPGTPLAWKEINDGKECTLFETYYGLVSCKLLTYLDSFKRFHIETIKNNPTYFGD, encoded by the coding sequence ATGAAAGTTCTTGAAATTAAGAATAAGGCAAGAAAATTGAACATAGAACCCCTAAGAAGTAATCTCTCCAAATATTATGTCCTGAGCCAGTCGGAAGTATGTAAAGGGAAGAACATTTTTCTGCTGTCTCTTATCTTCAGTAGCCCAGGAAATGGAACAAGACGGGACCTCATTAGGAAAACTTGGGGCAATGTGACCAGTGTCCAAGGGCATCCCATTCTCACACTGTTTGCTTTGGGAATGCCTGTTTCAGTGACTACCCAGAAAGAGATCAACAAAGAGTCCCGTAAGAATAATGATATAATTGAAGGAATCTTCTTGGACAGTTCTGAGAACCAAACCCTGAAGATCATTGCAATGATACAGTGGGCTGTGGCTTTCTGCCCTAATGCCCTGTTCATTCTCAAGGTAGATGAAGAGATGTTTGTCAATCTACCAAGCTTGGTAGACTATCTTCTCAATCTGAAAGAACACCTAGAAGATATCTATGTAGGAAGAGTTATTCATCAGGTTACACCCAATAGAGATCCTCAGAACAGAGACTTTGTCCCTCTTAGTGAGTACCCAGAAAAATACTACCCAGATTACTGCAGTGGTGAGGCCTTTATAATGTCCCAAGATGTGGCTCGAATGATGTATGTGGTTTTCAAAGAAGTACCCATGATGGTGCCAGCTGATGTGTTTGTAGGAATTTGTGCTAAGTCCGTTGGCCTTATACCCATCCACAGCTCAAGGTTTTCTGGGAAAAGGCACATTAGATACAACAGATGTTGCTATAAGTTCATTTTTACATCCTCAGAAATTGCAGATCCTGGAACGCCCCTGGCATGGAAGGAAATTAATGATGGAAAAGAATGTACACTGTTTGAGACATACTATGGGCTCGTTTCCTGCAAACTTCTGACGTACCTTGACAGCTTTAAACGTTTTCACATAGAGACCATAAAAAACAATCCCACGTATTTTGGTGATTAg